One Sparus aurata chromosome 5, fSpaAur1.1, whole genome shotgun sequence genomic window carries:
- the xbp1 gene encoding LOW QUALITY PROTEIN: X-box-binding protein 1 (The sequence of the model RefSeq protein was modified relative to this genomic sequence to represent the inferred CDS: deleted 2 bases in 1 codon): protein MVVVTAGTGGTHKVLLISGKQTGSSGGSQPGYSRPISVVLPSSASPASSDSDSNSSAGPPIRKRQRLTHLSPEEKALRRKLKNRVAAQTARDRKKAKMGELEQQVLELELENQKLHIENRLLREKTSGLLTENEELRQRLCLDTLDTKEKVQCLLSTGNEAGLGIGSSERSTQAMCASAAGAGPAVPKSEDFSMDTDSPDSTDNESDLLLGILDILDPELFLKSCEQECQEPQVQLVGGGDPVPAAAPATLGSPSVKLEALNELIHFDHIYTKPVEEVSAGQCSDSESEDEEKIDEATFHVDEVVVEEETVCVKDEPEEVVIPSCDGHSQVDDFFSEASSPALKGLDKEACLADTYSDSGYEGSPSPFSNISSPLCSESSWEDMFANELFPQLISV, encoded by the exons ATGGTGGTGGTAACAGCGGGGACCGGGGGAACCCACAAAGTGCTCCTGATATCGGGGAAGCAGACCGGCTCCTCCGGCGGCTCGCAGCCAGGCTACAGCCGGCCCATCTCGGTCGTATTACCGTCATCGGCGAGCCCGGCGTCGTCGGATTCAGACTCCAACTCGTCCGCGGGGCCGCCCATACGAAAAAGACAGAGGCTCACACACCTGAGTCCGGAGGAGAAAGCACTCCGCAG gaAACTCAAGAACAGAGTCGCAGCTCAGACAGCCAGAGACAGGAAAAAGGCCAAAATGGGAGAGCTGGAACAACAAGTCCTAGAGTTGGAGCTGGag AATCAGAAACTTCACATTGAAAACAGGCTGCTTCGGGAAAAGACAAGTGGCTTACTGACAGAGAATGAGGAACTGAGGCAGAGACTGTGTTTGGACACCCTCGACACAAAAGAGAAG GTTCAATGTCTGCTGTCCACCGGGAATGAAGCAGGTTTGGGGATCGGGTCTTCTGAG CGCAGCACTCAGGCTATGTGTGCCTCCGCAGCAGGTGCAGGCCCAGCAGTCCCTAAATCTGAAGACTTCTCAATGGATACAGACAGTCCTGACTCTACAGACAATGAG TCTGATTTGCTGCTGGGCATTCTGGACATCCTTGACCCAGAGCTGTTCCTCAAGTCTTGTGAACAGGAGTGCCAGGAGCCGCAGGTGCAGCTGGTCGGAGGGGGGGACCCAGTACCTGCCGCCGCACCTGCGACTCTGGGGTCCCCATCAGTTAAGCTGGAGGCCCTTAATGAACTGATCCACTTTGACCACATCTACACGAAGCCCGTGGAGGAGGTGAGCGCCGGGCAGTGCAGCGACTCAgagagcgaagacgaggagaAGATCGACGAAGCTACCTTCCACGTTGACGAGGTGGTTGTAGAGGAGGAGACGGTCTGTGTCAAAGACGAGCCGGAGGAAGTGGTCATTCCCAGCTGTGACGGTCACAGTCAGGTGGATGACTTTTTCTCTGAGGCCTCCTCCCCTGCCCTCAAAGGCCTGGATAAGGAAGCCTGCCTTGCGGACACCTACAGCGACTCCGGATACGAAGGGTCTCCTTCCCCTTTCAGCAACATCTCCTCTCCCCTGTGCTCAGAGAGCTCCTGGGAGGACATGTTTGCAAATGAACTCTTCCCCCAGCTTATCAGTGTCTGA